From a region of the Cucumis sativus cultivar 9930 chromosome 6, Cucumber_9930_V3, whole genome shotgun sequence genome:
- the LOC101215649 gene encoding serine/threonine-protein kinase/endoribonuclease IRE1a isoform X1 yields MNCRFFCLLLLLILRFWSFLVSSNSELSVLNLYGGNSEGVTRIGGRSLLSLPLKGKSSTALIAALDGAIHLVDSNSMKIIWSFSSGPPIYSSYQANINHEPNQENASGVGSSFFFDCGDDWELYIHTEHGKMKLPSTIDEVVRNTPYIFEDGAVMTGSRKTAVFEVDLVTGELIRNHMSKFLSSGLSNEEQVSYKSKHNMDIKDLMQSMNSVEPRLYITRTDYSLKSSFSNSEEASWSLNVAEIGATLLCPDVENPIEGIPWTLQNNNSFGIDYGVPLSCQSKALVFRDRSHFLSGPSGYKILSSEAHDSDNMSGSFLPSQLKIGKHINAKSGKFMFHGLVNNTSYAVDPLPSMKINESNIIQKQKMGILPEAFGLFFVFLLTMLVGLMRYGRTLTEKVKQFLLKEKLSLGTSNSRDNSSKKNKPRKLKKSSGKREVSISSEIEDMLLQRENNLNSGFHGNNLISGRHIGKLWITNKKIATGSNGTVILEGIYEGRPVAVKRLVKTHHDVASKEVQNLIVSDRHPNIVRWYGMESDQDFVYLSLERCTCNLYDLIQIYSDLPKNFVLGLDRDSGHMDGYNIHLESIKVALPNLKLWNENGRPSSILLKLMRDIVVGLKHLHELGIIHRDLKPQNVLILKQKSICSKLSDMGISKRLPANVSSLGHHATGCGSSGWQAPEQLLHERQTRAVDLFSLGCVLFFCITGGRHPFGDSLERDVNIVNNKMNLLLVDNIPEVVDLICRLLNPNPGLRPKASKVLQHPLFWSPEMRLSFLRDTSDRIELEDRESNLLKALESTAQIALGIKWNEKLEPIFIANIGRYRRYKYDSVRDLLRVMRNKLNHYRELPKEIQELVGSIPEGFDDYFTTRFPKLLIEVYKVTSCFCRHEECFKKYFKSHVY; encoded by the exons ATGAATTGCCGTTTCTTTTGCCTACTTTTATTgctaattttaagattttggaGTTTTCTTGTCTCATCGAATTCAGAACTCTCTGTTTTGAATCTGTATGGAGGCAATTCTGAAGGAGTGACTCGAATTGGCGGAAGATCTCTCTTGTCTCTCCCACT GAAAGGTAAAAGTAGTACTGCTCTTATTGCTGCTTTGGATGGAGCAATTCATTTGGTGGATAGTAATTCTATGAAGATAATTTGGTCATTTAGTTCTGGACCACCAATCTATTCGTCATATCAAGCTAATATCAATCATGAACCCAATCAAGAAAATGCTTCAGGTGTGGGCAGTTCCTTCTTTTTTGATTGTGGGGATGACTGGGAGCTTTACATACACACTGAGCAtggtaaaatg AAACTACCTAGCACGATTGATGAGGTTGTTAGAAATACACCTTACATATTTGAGGATGGTGCAGTGATGACTGGTTCAAGGAAAACTGCAGTTTTTGAGGTTGATCTTGTGACTGGAGAGCTTATTCGTAATCACATGtctaaatttttatcatcTGGGCTAAGCAATGAAGAGCAGGTTAGTTATAAATCTAAACATAATATGGACATTAAGGATTTGATGCAATCGATGAACTCTGTTGAGCCACGTCTGTACATCACAAGGACAGATTATTCTCTGAAATCATCTTTTTCGAACTCCGAAGAAGCTTCGTGGAGTTTGAATGTTGCTGAAATCGGAGCTACCTTACTTTGTCCAGATGTCGAGAATCCAATAGAAGGCATACCTTGGactcttcaaaataataatagttttggAATTGATTATGGTGTGCCATTGTCTTGCCAATCAAAAGCACTTGTCTTTCGTGATCGGAGCCATTTTTTGTCAGGACCGTCTGGATATAAAATACTATCATCAGAGGCTCATGATAGCGATAATATGTCTGGTTCATTCCTTCCTTCCCAATTGAAAATTGGTAAACATATAAACGCTAAGTCGGGAAAGTTCATGTTTCATGGGCTTGTTAACAATACCTCTTATGCGGTAGATCCATTGCCttctatgaaaattaatgaatcaaatatcattcagaaacaaaaaatgggGATTCTACCGGAAGCTTTTGgattgttttttgtatttttattgacCATGCTAGTGGGATTGATGAGGTATGGCAGGACATTGACTGAAAAAGTAAagcaatttttattaaaagagaaattgtcTTTGGGTACTTCTAATTCAAGAGATAACtcttccaaaaaaaacaaacctagaaagttgaaaaaaagttCCGGCAAAAGAGAGGTATCTATTTCATCAGAAATTGAAGATATGCTTCTCCAACGTGAGAACAATCTTAATAGCGGGTTTCATGGTAATAATCTTATTAGCGGACGTCACATTGGTAAATTATGGATAACCAACAAAAAGATAGCCACAGGTAGTAATGGCACAGTTATTCTTGAGGGAATCTACGAAGGGAGACCAGTTGCTGTGAAACGCCTAGTGAAGACTCACCATGATGTTGCCTCTAAGgaagttcaaaatttgattgtttctGATCGTCACCCAAACATCGTTCGTTGGTATGGGATGGAGAGTGATCAAGATTTTGTATATCTTTCGTTGGAACGATGTACTTGTAACCTTTAtgatttgattcaaatttattctGATCTCCCCAAGAACTTTGTGCTTGGCTTAGATCGTGATAGTGGACACATGGATGGGTATAATATACATTTGGAGTCGATCAAAGTTGCTCTgccaaatttgaaattgtggAATGAAAATGGTCGTCCATCTTCGATTCTTCTAAAACTCATGAG AGATATAGTAGTTGGTCTTAAGCATTTGCATGAGTTGGGGATAATTCATCGAGACTTGAAGCCACAAAATGTGTTGATACTTAAACAAAAATCTATATGCTCAAAGCTCTCAGATATGGGAATCAGCAAGCGTCTTCCAGCCAATGTATCATCGTTGGGACATCATGCCACTG GTTGTGGGAGTTCTGGTTGGCAAGCCCCTGAACAACTTCTTCATGAACGACAAACACGTGCAGTTGATTTGTTTAGTTTAGGTTGTGTTCTCTTTTTCTGCATCACAGGTGGTAGACATCCATTTGGTGATAGTCTTGAGCGTGATGTCAATATTGTGAACAACAAGATGAACTTGTTATTGGTGGACAACATCCCCGAAGTTGTAGATCTTATTTGTCGATTATTAAATCCCAATCCTGGTTTAAG ACCGAAAGCATCAAAAGTGTTACAACATCCTTTATTTTGGAGTCCAGAGATGCGACTTTCTTTTCTTCGCGATACTAGTGACAGAATAGAATTGGAAGACCGAGAGAGTAATCTCTTGAAAGCATTAGAGAGTACTGCACAAATAGCTTTAGGCATTAAATGGAATGAAAAGTTGGAACCAATTTTCATCGCTAACATTGGTCGGTATAGGCGTTACAAGTACGATAGTGTTCGAGATTTATTGCGAGTTATGCGCAATAAGTTGAATCATTATAGAGAGCTGCCAAAAGAAATTCAg GAGCTTGTTGGATCCATTCCGGAGGGATTTGATGACTACTTTACTACAAGGTTTCCAAAACTTTTGATTGAAGTTTACAAAGTCACAAGTTGTTTTTGTAGGCATGAAGAATGCTTCAAGAAGTACTTCAAAAGTCATGTATActaa
- the LOC101215649 gene encoding serine/threonine-protein kinase/endoribonuclease IRE1a isoform X4 yields MTGSRKTAVFEVDLVTGELIRNHMSKFLSSGLSNEEQVSYKSKHNMDIKDLMQSMNSVEPRLYITRTDYSLKSSFSNSEEASWSLNVAEIGATLLCPDVENPIEGIPWTLQNNNSFGIDYGVPLSCQSKALVFRDRSHFLSGPSGYKILSSEAHDSDNMSGSFLPSQLKIGKHINAKSGKFMFHGLVNNTSYAVDPLPSMKINESNIIQKQKMGILPEAFGLFFVFLLTMLVGLMRYGRTLTEKVKQFLLKEKLSLGTSNSRDNSSKKNKPRKLKKSSGKREVSISSEIEDMLLQRENNLNSGFHGNNLISGRHIGKLWITNKKIATGSNGTVILEGIYEGRPVAVKRLVKTHHDVASKEVQNLIVSDRHPNIVRWYGMESDQDFVYLSLERCTCNLYDLIQIYSDLPKNFVLGLDRDSGHMDGYNIHLESIKVALPNLKLWNENGRPSSILLKLMRDIVVGLKHLHELGIIHRDLKPQNVLILKQKSICSKLSDMGISKRLPANVSSLGHHATGCGSSGWQAPEQLLHERQTRAVDLFSLGCVLFFCITGGRHPFGDSLERDVNIVNNKMNLLLVDNIPEVVDLICRLLNPNPGLRPKASKVLQHPLFWSPEMRLSFLRDTSDRIELEDRESNLLKALESTAQIALGIKWNEKLEPIFIANIGRYRRYKYDSVRDLLRVMRNKLNHYRELPKEIQELVGSIPEGFDDYFTTRFPKLLIEVYKVTSCFCRHEECFKKYFKSHVY; encoded by the exons ATGACTGGTTCAAGGAAAACTGCAGTTTTTGAGGTTGATCTTGTGACTGGAGAGCTTATTCGTAATCACATGtctaaatttttatcatcTGGGCTAAGCAATGAAGAGCAGGTTAGTTATAAATCTAAACATAATATGGACATTAAGGATTTGATGCAATCGATGAACTCTGTTGAGCCACGTCTGTACATCACAAGGACAGATTATTCTCTGAAATCATCTTTTTCGAACTCCGAAGAAGCTTCGTGGAGTTTGAATGTTGCTGAAATCGGAGCTACCTTACTTTGTCCAGATGTCGAGAATCCAATAGAAGGCATACCTTGGactcttcaaaataataatagttttggAATTGATTATGGTGTGCCATTGTCTTGCCAATCAAAAGCACTTGTCTTTCGTGATCGGAGCCATTTTTTGTCAGGACCGTCTGGATATAAAATACTATCATCAGAGGCTCATGATAGCGATAATATGTCTGGTTCATTCCTTCCTTCCCAATTGAAAATTGGTAAACATATAAACGCTAAGTCGGGAAAGTTCATGTTTCATGGGCTTGTTAACAATACCTCTTATGCGGTAGATCCATTGCCttctatgaaaattaatgaatcaaatatcattcagaaacaaaaaatgggGATTCTACCGGAAGCTTTTGgattgttttttgtatttttattgacCATGCTAGTGGGATTGATGAGGTATGGCAGGACATTGACTGAAAAAGTAAagcaatttttattaaaagagaaattgtcTTTGGGTACTTCTAATTCAAGAGATAACtcttccaaaaaaaacaaacctagaaagttgaaaaaaagttCCGGCAAAAGAGAGGTATCTATTTCATCAGAAATTGAAGATATGCTTCTCCAACGTGAGAACAATCTTAATAGCGGGTTTCATGGTAATAATCTTATTAGCGGACGTCACATTGGTAAATTATGGATAACCAACAAAAAGATAGCCACAGGTAGTAATGGCACAGTTATTCTTGAGGGAATCTACGAAGGGAGACCAGTTGCTGTGAAACGCCTAGTGAAGACTCACCATGATGTTGCCTCTAAGgaagttcaaaatttgattgtttctGATCGTCACCCAAACATCGTTCGTTGGTATGGGATGGAGAGTGATCAAGATTTTGTATATCTTTCGTTGGAACGATGTACTTGTAACCTTTAtgatttgattcaaatttattctGATCTCCCCAAGAACTTTGTGCTTGGCTTAGATCGTGATAGTGGACACATGGATGGGTATAATATACATTTGGAGTCGATCAAAGTTGCTCTgccaaatttgaaattgtggAATGAAAATGGTCGTCCATCTTCGATTCTTCTAAAACTCATGAG AGATATAGTAGTTGGTCTTAAGCATTTGCATGAGTTGGGGATAATTCATCGAGACTTGAAGCCACAAAATGTGTTGATACTTAAACAAAAATCTATATGCTCAAAGCTCTCAGATATGGGAATCAGCAAGCGTCTTCCAGCCAATGTATCATCGTTGGGACATCATGCCACTG GTTGTGGGAGTTCTGGTTGGCAAGCCCCTGAACAACTTCTTCATGAACGACAAACACGTGCAGTTGATTTGTTTAGTTTAGGTTGTGTTCTCTTTTTCTGCATCACAGGTGGTAGACATCCATTTGGTGATAGTCTTGAGCGTGATGTCAATATTGTGAACAACAAGATGAACTTGTTATTGGTGGACAACATCCCCGAAGTTGTAGATCTTATTTGTCGATTATTAAATCCCAATCCTGGTTTAAG ACCGAAAGCATCAAAAGTGTTACAACATCCTTTATTTTGGAGTCCAGAGATGCGACTTTCTTTTCTTCGCGATACTAGTGACAGAATAGAATTGGAAGACCGAGAGAGTAATCTCTTGAAAGCATTAGAGAGTACTGCACAAATAGCTTTAGGCATTAAATGGAATGAAAAGTTGGAACCAATTTTCATCGCTAACATTGGTCGGTATAGGCGTTACAAGTACGATAGTGTTCGAGATTTATTGCGAGTTATGCGCAATAAGTTGAATCATTATAGAGAGCTGCCAAAAGAAATTCAg GAGCTTGTTGGATCCATTCCGGAGGGATTTGATGACTACTTTACTACAAGGTTTCCAAAACTTTTGATTGAAGTTTACAAAGTCACAAGTTGTTTTTGTAGGCATGAAGAATGCTTCAAGAAGTACTTCAAAAGTCATGTATActaa
- the LOC101215649 gene encoding serine/threonine-protein kinase/endoribonuclease IRE1a isoform X3, with amino-acid sequence MNPIKKMLQKLPSTIDEVVRNTPYIFEDGAVMTGSRKTAVFEVDLVTGELIRNHMSKFLSSGLSNEEQVSYKSKHNMDIKDLMQSMNSVEPRLYITRTDYSLKSSFSNSEEASWSLNVAEIGATLLCPDVENPIEGIPWTLQNNNSFGIDYGVPLSCQSKALVFRDRSHFLSGPSGYKILSSEAHDSDNMSGSFLPSQLKIGKHINAKSGKFMFHGLVNNTSYAVDPLPSMKINESNIIQKQKMGILPEAFGLFFVFLLTMLVGLMRYGRTLTEKVKQFLLKEKLSLGTSNSRDNSSKKNKPRKLKKSSGKREVSISSEIEDMLLQRENNLNSGFHGNNLISGRHIGKLWITNKKIATGSNGTVILEGIYEGRPVAVKRLVKTHHDVASKEVQNLIVSDRHPNIVRWYGMESDQDFVYLSLERCTCNLYDLIQIYSDLPKNFVLGLDRDSGHMDGYNIHLESIKVALPNLKLWNENGRPSSILLKLMRDIVVGLKHLHELGIIHRDLKPQNVLILKQKSICSKLSDMGISKRLPANVSSLGHHATGCGSSGWQAPEQLLHERQTRAVDLFSLGCVLFFCITGGRHPFGDSLERDVNIVNNKMNLLLVDNIPEVVDLICRLLNPNPGLRPKASKVLQHPLFWSPEMRLSFLRDTSDRIELEDRESNLLKALESTAQIALGIKWNEKLEPIFIANIGRYRRYKYDSVRDLLRVMRNKLNHYRELPKEIQELVGSIPEGFDDYFTTRFPKLLIEVYKVTSCFCRHEECFKKYFKSHVY; translated from the exons ATGAACCCAATCAAGAAAATGCTTCAG AAACTACCTAGCACGATTGATGAGGTTGTTAGAAATACACCTTACATATTTGAGGATGGTGCAGTGATGACTGGTTCAAGGAAAACTGCAGTTTTTGAGGTTGATCTTGTGACTGGAGAGCTTATTCGTAATCACATGtctaaatttttatcatcTGGGCTAAGCAATGAAGAGCAGGTTAGTTATAAATCTAAACATAATATGGACATTAAGGATTTGATGCAATCGATGAACTCTGTTGAGCCACGTCTGTACATCACAAGGACAGATTATTCTCTGAAATCATCTTTTTCGAACTCCGAAGAAGCTTCGTGGAGTTTGAATGTTGCTGAAATCGGAGCTACCTTACTTTGTCCAGATGTCGAGAATCCAATAGAAGGCATACCTTGGactcttcaaaataataatagttttggAATTGATTATGGTGTGCCATTGTCTTGCCAATCAAAAGCACTTGTCTTTCGTGATCGGAGCCATTTTTTGTCAGGACCGTCTGGATATAAAATACTATCATCAGAGGCTCATGATAGCGATAATATGTCTGGTTCATTCCTTCCTTCCCAATTGAAAATTGGTAAACATATAAACGCTAAGTCGGGAAAGTTCATGTTTCATGGGCTTGTTAACAATACCTCTTATGCGGTAGATCCATTGCCttctatgaaaattaatgaatcaaatatcattcagaaacaaaaaatgggGATTCTACCGGAAGCTTTTGgattgttttttgtatttttattgacCATGCTAGTGGGATTGATGAGGTATGGCAGGACATTGACTGAAAAAGTAAagcaatttttattaaaagagaaattgtcTTTGGGTACTTCTAATTCAAGAGATAACtcttccaaaaaaaacaaacctagaaagttgaaaaaaagttCCGGCAAAAGAGAGGTATCTATTTCATCAGAAATTGAAGATATGCTTCTCCAACGTGAGAACAATCTTAATAGCGGGTTTCATGGTAATAATCTTATTAGCGGACGTCACATTGGTAAATTATGGATAACCAACAAAAAGATAGCCACAGGTAGTAATGGCACAGTTATTCTTGAGGGAATCTACGAAGGGAGACCAGTTGCTGTGAAACGCCTAGTGAAGACTCACCATGATGTTGCCTCTAAGgaagttcaaaatttgattgtttctGATCGTCACCCAAACATCGTTCGTTGGTATGGGATGGAGAGTGATCAAGATTTTGTATATCTTTCGTTGGAACGATGTACTTGTAACCTTTAtgatttgattcaaatttattctGATCTCCCCAAGAACTTTGTGCTTGGCTTAGATCGTGATAGTGGACACATGGATGGGTATAATATACATTTGGAGTCGATCAAAGTTGCTCTgccaaatttgaaattgtggAATGAAAATGGTCGTCCATCTTCGATTCTTCTAAAACTCATGAG AGATATAGTAGTTGGTCTTAAGCATTTGCATGAGTTGGGGATAATTCATCGAGACTTGAAGCCACAAAATGTGTTGATACTTAAACAAAAATCTATATGCTCAAAGCTCTCAGATATGGGAATCAGCAAGCGTCTTCCAGCCAATGTATCATCGTTGGGACATCATGCCACTG GTTGTGGGAGTTCTGGTTGGCAAGCCCCTGAACAACTTCTTCATGAACGACAAACACGTGCAGTTGATTTGTTTAGTTTAGGTTGTGTTCTCTTTTTCTGCATCACAGGTGGTAGACATCCATTTGGTGATAGTCTTGAGCGTGATGTCAATATTGTGAACAACAAGATGAACTTGTTATTGGTGGACAACATCCCCGAAGTTGTAGATCTTATTTGTCGATTATTAAATCCCAATCCTGGTTTAAG ACCGAAAGCATCAAAAGTGTTACAACATCCTTTATTTTGGAGTCCAGAGATGCGACTTTCTTTTCTTCGCGATACTAGTGACAGAATAGAATTGGAAGACCGAGAGAGTAATCTCTTGAAAGCATTAGAGAGTACTGCACAAATAGCTTTAGGCATTAAATGGAATGAAAAGTTGGAACCAATTTTCATCGCTAACATTGGTCGGTATAGGCGTTACAAGTACGATAGTGTTCGAGATTTATTGCGAGTTATGCGCAATAAGTTGAATCATTATAGAGAGCTGCCAAAAGAAATTCAg GAGCTTGTTGGATCCATTCCGGAGGGATTTGATGACTACTTTACTACAAGGTTTCCAAAACTTTTGATTGAAGTTTACAAAGTCACAAGTTGTTTTTGTAGGCATGAAGAATGCTTCAAGAAGTACTTCAAAAGTCATGTATActaa
- the LOC101215649 gene encoding serine/threonine-protein kinase/endoribonuclease IRE1a isoform X2 gives MNPIKKMLQVWAVPSFLIVGMTGSFTYTLSMKLPSTIDEVVRNTPYIFEDGAVMTGSRKTAVFEVDLVTGELIRNHMSKFLSSGLSNEEQVSYKSKHNMDIKDLMQSMNSVEPRLYITRTDYSLKSSFSNSEEASWSLNVAEIGATLLCPDVENPIEGIPWTLQNNNSFGIDYGVPLSCQSKALVFRDRSHFLSGPSGYKILSSEAHDSDNMSGSFLPSQLKIGKHINAKSGKFMFHGLVNNTSYAVDPLPSMKINESNIIQKQKMGILPEAFGLFFVFLLTMLVGLMRYGRTLTEKVKQFLLKEKLSLGTSNSRDNSSKKNKPRKLKKSSGKREVSISSEIEDMLLQRENNLNSGFHGNNLISGRHIGKLWITNKKIATGSNGTVILEGIYEGRPVAVKRLVKTHHDVASKEVQNLIVSDRHPNIVRWYGMESDQDFVYLSLERCTCNLYDLIQIYSDLPKNFVLGLDRDSGHMDGYNIHLESIKVALPNLKLWNENGRPSSILLKLMRDIVVGLKHLHELGIIHRDLKPQNVLILKQKSICSKLSDMGISKRLPANVSSLGHHATGCGSSGWQAPEQLLHERQTRAVDLFSLGCVLFFCITGGRHPFGDSLERDVNIVNNKMNLLLVDNIPEVVDLICRLLNPNPGLRPKASKVLQHPLFWSPEMRLSFLRDTSDRIELEDRESNLLKALESTAQIALGIKWNEKLEPIFIANIGRYRRYKYDSVRDLLRVMRNKLNHYRELPKEIQELVGSIPEGFDDYFTTRFPKLLIEVYKVTSCFCRHEECFKKYFKSHVY, from the exons ATGAACCCAATCAAGAAAATGCTTCAGGTGTGGGCAGTTCCTTCTTTTTTGATTGTGGGGATGACTGGGAGCTTTACATACACACTGAGCAtg AAACTACCTAGCACGATTGATGAGGTTGTTAGAAATACACCTTACATATTTGAGGATGGTGCAGTGATGACTGGTTCAAGGAAAACTGCAGTTTTTGAGGTTGATCTTGTGACTGGAGAGCTTATTCGTAATCACATGtctaaatttttatcatcTGGGCTAAGCAATGAAGAGCAGGTTAGTTATAAATCTAAACATAATATGGACATTAAGGATTTGATGCAATCGATGAACTCTGTTGAGCCACGTCTGTACATCACAAGGACAGATTATTCTCTGAAATCATCTTTTTCGAACTCCGAAGAAGCTTCGTGGAGTTTGAATGTTGCTGAAATCGGAGCTACCTTACTTTGTCCAGATGTCGAGAATCCAATAGAAGGCATACCTTGGactcttcaaaataataatagttttggAATTGATTATGGTGTGCCATTGTCTTGCCAATCAAAAGCACTTGTCTTTCGTGATCGGAGCCATTTTTTGTCAGGACCGTCTGGATATAAAATACTATCATCAGAGGCTCATGATAGCGATAATATGTCTGGTTCATTCCTTCCTTCCCAATTGAAAATTGGTAAACATATAAACGCTAAGTCGGGAAAGTTCATGTTTCATGGGCTTGTTAACAATACCTCTTATGCGGTAGATCCATTGCCttctatgaaaattaatgaatcaaatatcattcagaaacaaaaaatgggGATTCTACCGGAAGCTTTTGgattgttttttgtatttttattgacCATGCTAGTGGGATTGATGAGGTATGGCAGGACATTGACTGAAAAAGTAAagcaatttttattaaaagagaaattgtcTTTGGGTACTTCTAATTCAAGAGATAACtcttccaaaaaaaacaaacctagaaagttgaaaaaaagttCCGGCAAAAGAGAGGTATCTATTTCATCAGAAATTGAAGATATGCTTCTCCAACGTGAGAACAATCTTAATAGCGGGTTTCATGGTAATAATCTTATTAGCGGACGTCACATTGGTAAATTATGGATAACCAACAAAAAGATAGCCACAGGTAGTAATGGCACAGTTATTCTTGAGGGAATCTACGAAGGGAGACCAGTTGCTGTGAAACGCCTAGTGAAGACTCACCATGATGTTGCCTCTAAGgaagttcaaaatttgattgtttctGATCGTCACCCAAACATCGTTCGTTGGTATGGGATGGAGAGTGATCAAGATTTTGTATATCTTTCGTTGGAACGATGTACTTGTAACCTTTAtgatttgattcaaatttattctGATCTCCCCAAGAACTTTGTGCTTGGCTTAGATCGTGATAGTGGACACATGGATGGGTATAATATACATTTGGAGTCGATCAAAGTTGCTCTgccaaatttgaaattgtggAATGAAAATGGTCGTCCATCTTCGATTCTTCTAAAACTCATGAG AGATATAGTAGTTGGTCTTAAGCATTTGCATGAGTTGGGGATAATTCATCGAGACTTGAAGCCACAAAATGTGTTGATACTTAAACAAAAATCTATATGCTCAAAGCTCTCAGATATGGGAATCAGCAAGCGTCTTCCAGCCAATGTATCATCGTTGGGACATCATGCCACTG GTTGTGGGAGTTCTGGTTGGCAAGCCCCTGAACAACTTCTTCATGAACGACAAACACGTGCAGTTGATTTGTTTAGTTTAGGTTGTGTTCTCTTTTTCTGCATCACAGGTGGTAGACATCCATTTGGTGATAGTCTTGAGCGTGATGTCAATATTGTGAACAACAAGATGAACTTGTTATTGGTGGACAACATCCCCGAAGTTGTAGATCTTATTTGTCGATTATTAAATCCCAATCCTGGTTTAAG ACCGAAAGCATCAAAAGTGTTACAACATCCTTTATTTTGGAGTCCAGAGATGCGACTTTCTTTTCTTCGCGATACTAGTGACAGAATAGAATTGGAAGACCGAGAGAGTAATCTCTTGAAAGCATTAGAGAGTACTGCACAAATAGCTTTAGGCATTAAATGGAATGAAAAGTTGGAACCAATTTTCATCGCTAACATTGGTCGGTATAGGCGTTACAAGTACGATAGTGTTCGAGATTTATTGCGAGTTATGCGCAATAAGTTGAATCATTATAGAGAGCTGCCAAAAGAAATTCAg GAGCTTGTTGGATCCATTCCGGAGGGATTTGATGACTACTTTACTACAAGGTTTCCAAAACTTTTGATTGAAGTTTACAAAGTCACAAGTTGTTTTTGTAGGCATGAAGAATGCTTCAAGAAGTACTTCAAAAGTCATGTATActaa